One genomic window of Geodermatophilus sp. DSM 44513 includes the following:
- a CDS encoding class I SAM-dependent methyltransferase: MEQELAAGWVERWDAQQERYAHRREERFAVIVDLVRRATAGDRAPVVLDLGAGPGSLAARVADGVPGSRVLAFECDPVLVAIGRSWCGDRVEFVEEVVGAPGWSSTIPAGVAAAVSSTALHYPSLQQLRSIYADVHRLLRPGGLMANADHFGPPDRTPHDPAHLEPWHSWWRSAADAPELAEAFTLRRSAPAVNGDNRLTVQDHAEALTAARFVEVEAIWRDGRSAVIAARRPH; the protein is encoded by the coding sequence CGGGCTGGGTCGAGCGCTGGGACGCGCAGCAGGAGCGCTACGCCCACCGCAGGGAGGAGCGCTTCGCTGTCATCGTGGACCTTGTCCGTCGTGCGACGGCGGGGGACCGCGCCCCCGTCGTGCTCGATCTGGGCGCCGGCCCCGGCTCCCTGGCAGCACGGGTGGCCGACGGAGTCCCCGGCTCGCGGGTGCTGGCCTTCGAGTGCGATCCGGTGCTGGTCGCGATCGGGCGTTCCTGGTGCGGGGACCGCGTGGAGTTCGTCGAAGAGGTCGTCGGCGCACCCGGATGGTCCTCGACCATACCGGCCGGCGTCGCCGCCGCCGTCTCCTCCACGGCCCTGCACTACCCCTCGCTCCAGCAACTGCGCAGCATCTACGCCGACGTCCACCGCCTGCTCCGCCCCGGCGGGCTGATGGCGAACGCGGACCACTTCGGCCCGCCCGACCGCACGCCGCACGATCCCGCCCACCTGGAGCCGTGGCACTCGTGGTGGCGGTCGGCAGCCGACGCGCCAGAGCTGGCCGAGGCCTTCACTCTCCGTAGGTCGGCGCCCGCCGTCAACGGCGACAACCGGCTGACGGTGCAGGACCACGCTGAGGCGCTGACCGCAGCCAGGTTCGTCGAGGTCGAGGCGATCTGGCGTGACGGCCGCAGCGCGGTGATAGCTGCACGGCGACCGCACTGA